In a genomic window of Meriones unguiculatus strain TT.TT164.6M chromosome 8, Bangor_MerUng_6.1, whole genome shotgun sequence:
- the Inpp5e gene encoding phosphatidylinositol polyphosphate 5-phosphatase type IV isoform X2 translates to MPSKSACLRHTEIPGQLEGRMLQGQLPNTEKKLTPTPGSLPATDSQSSETNPMPPVSIPAKPSNQNPKAKANLINPQPPMRPKLERTLSLDDKSLRRRRFRGSQEDLTVQNGASSCKGSVAQSPAYSRPLPCLSTSLQEIPKPRRTTGSEGGSPSLWSDCLSGMISTSLDLLQREAAPGGGSPKLASLHASHTPPAMDLNIASSSLRTANKVDPEHMDYKLRMQNTLVRAHSSLGPSRPRSPLASDNHSIQSARSSFSLLAPIRTKDIRSRSYLEGSLLASGALLGADELCRYFPDRNMALFVATWNMQGQKELPASLDEFLLPTEADYTQDLYVIGVQEGCSDRREWETRLQETLGPQYVLLSSAAHGVLYMSLFIRRDLIWFCSEVEYATVTTRIVSQIKTKGALGISFTFFGTSFLFITSHFTSGDGKVAERLLDYSKTIQALALPRNVPDTNPYRSSAGDVTTRFDEVFWFGDFNFRLSGGRVAVEAFLKQDPEVDVLALLQHDQLTREMKKGSIFRGFEEAEIHFLPSYKFDIGKDTYDSTSKQRTPSYTDRVLYKSRHKGDICPMKYSSCPGIKTSDHRPVYGLFRVKVRPGRDKLNLGRSSLHAFRYLKSPLV, encoded by the exons ATGCCGTCTAAGTCAGCTTGCCTGCGTCACACGGAGATACCTGGGCAGCTGGAGGGCAGAATGCTCCAGGGACAGCTTCCAAACACTGAAAAGAAGCTCACCCCAACACCAGGCTCCCTACCAGCCACAGACTCTCAAAGTTCAGAGACAAACCCCATGCCTCCTGTCAGCATCCCAGCAAAACCAAGCAACCAGAACCCAAAAGCTAAGGCAAACTTGATCAACCCACAGCCACCCATGAGACCCAAGTTGGAGCGAACCCTGTCCCTCGATGACAAGAGCTTGAGAAGGAGGCGTTTCAGAGGTAGTCAGGAGGATCTGACTGTCCAGAATGGGGCTAGTTCCTGCAAGGGCTCTGTCGCCCAGTCCCCTGCCTACAGTCGGCCCCTGCCCTGTCTCAGTACATCCTTGCAGGAGATCCCTAAGCCCAGAAGGACCACAGGCAGTGAGGGAGGGAGCCCTTCCTTGTGGAGTGACTGTCTTTCTGGAATGATAAGCACCTCCTTGGACCTCCTGCAGAGAGAGGCCGCCCCAGGTGGAGGCTCCCCCAAGTTGGCAAGTTTGCACGCCTCACACACACCACCAGCTATGGACCTCAACATAGCCTCCAGCTCCCTGAGAACAGCAAACAAGGTTGACCCTGAGCACATGGACTACAAGCTCCGCATGCAGAACACACTGGTCAGAGCCCACAGCAGCCTGGGCCCTAGCAGGCCACGGAGCCCCCTGGCTAGTGACAATCACTCCATTCAATCAGCCAGATCTtccttcagccttctggcccccATCCGCACCAAGGACATCAGAAGCAG GAGCTATCTGGAGGGCAGTCTTCTGGCCAGTGGGGCCCTGCTAGGAGCAGACGAGCTGTGCAGGTACTTCCCAGACCGGAACATGGCTCTCTTCGTGGCTACCTGGAACATGCAGGGCCAGAAG GAGCTCCCAGCGAGCCTAGATGAGTTTCTGCTCCCCACTGAGGCCGACTACACTCAGGACCTGTATGTCATTGGAGTCCAGGAGGGCTGCTCTGACAG GCGGGAGTGGGAAACACGCTTGCAGGAGACACTGGGCCCTCAGTATGTGCTGCTGTCATCAGCAGCACATGGGGTCCTGTACATGTCCCTGTTTATCCGTAGGGACCTGATCTGGTTCTGCTCAG AGGTCGAGTATGCCACAGTAACTACACGCATCGTGTCTCAGATCAAGACCAAGGGAGCCCTGGGCATCAGCTTCACCTTTTTCGGCACCTCCTTCCTCTTTATCACATCTCACTTTACCT CTGGAGATGGGAAGGTAGCCGAGCGGCTGCTGGACTACAGCAAAACCATCCAAGCTCTAGCTCTGCCCCGGAATGTGCCAGACACAAACCCCTACCGCTCTAGTGCAG GGGATGTCACTACCCGGTTTGATGAGGTATTCTGGTTTGGGGACTTCAACTTCCGCCTGAGTGGTGGACGAGTGGCTGTGGAGGCCTTCCTGAAGCAGGACCCAGAGGTGGATGTGCTAGCACTCCTGCAGCATGACCAGCTCACCCGGGAGATGAAGAAAG GGTCCATCTTCAGGGGCTTCGAGGaggcagaaatccactttctcccATCCTACAAATTCGACATTGGGAAGGACACCTATGATAGCACCTccaagcaaaggacaccttcctACACG GACCGAGTTTTATACAAAAGCCGCCACAAGGGTGACATCTGTCCCATGAAGTATTCCTCTTGCCCTGGGATCAAGACTTCAGACCACCGTCCTGTTTATGGCCTGTTCAGGGTGAAAGTGAGGCCAGGGCGAGACAA ACTGAACCTTGGAAGAAGCAGTCTGCATGCATTCCGGTACCTCAAGTCACCCCTGGTTTAA
- the Inpp5e gene encoding phosphatidylinositol polyphosphate 5-phosphatase type IV isoform X1 has protein sequence MPSKSACLRHTEIPGQLEGRMLQGQLPNTEKKLTPTPGSLPATDSQSSETNPMPPVSIPAKPSNQNPKAKANLINPQPPMRPKLERTLSLDDKSLRRRRFRGSQEDLTVQNGASSCKGSVAQSPAYSRPLPCLSTSLQEIPKPRRTTGSEGGSPSLWSDCLSGMISTSLDLLQREAAPGGGSPKLASLHASHTPPAMDLNIASSSLRTANKVDPEHMDYKLRMQNTLVRAHSSLGPSRPRSPLASDNHSIQSARSSFSLLAPIRTKDIRSRSYLEGSLLASGALLGADELCRYFPDRNMALFVATWNMQGQKELPASLDEFLLPTEADYTQDLYVIGVQEGCSDRREWETRLQETLGPQYVLLSSAAHGVLYMSLFIRRDLIWFCSEVEYATVTTRIVSQIKTKGALGISFTFFGTSFLFITSHFTSGDGKVAERLLDYSKTIQALALPRNVPDTNPYRSSAGDVTTRFDEVFWFGDFNFRLSGGRVAVEAFLKQDPEVDVLALLQHDQLTREMKKGSIFRGFEEAEIHFLPSYKFDIGKDTYDSTSKQRTPSYTDRVLYKSRHKGDICPMKYSSCPGIKTSDHRPVYGLFRVKVRPGRDNIPLAAGKFDRELYLTGIKRRISKELQKQALRNQSSSAVCTVS, from the exons ATGCCGTCTAAGTCAGCTTGCCTGCGTCACACGGAGATACCTGGGCAGCTGGAGGGCAGAATGCTCCAGGGACAGCTTCCAAACACTGAAAAGAAGCTCACCCCAACACCAGGCTCCCTACCAGCCACAGACTCTCAAAGTTCAGAGACAAACCCCATGCCTCCTGTCAGCATCCCAGCAAAACCAAGCAACCAGAACCCAAAAGCTAAGGCAAACTTGATCAACCCACAGCCACCCATGAGACCCAAGTTGGAGCGAACCCTGTCCCTCGATGACAAGAGCTTGAGAAGGAGGCGTTTCAGAGGTAGTCAGGAGGATCTGACTGTCCAGAATGGGGCTAGTTCCTGCAAGGGCTCTGTCGCCCAGTCCCCTGCCTACAGTCGGCCCCTGCCCTGTCTCAGTACATCCTTGCAGGAGATCCCTAAGCCCAGAAGGACCACAGGCAGTGAGGGAGGGAGCCCTTCCTTGTGGAGTGACTGTCTTTCTGGAATGATAAGCACCTCCTTGGACCTCCTGCAGAGAGAGGCCGCCCCAGGTGGAGGCTCCCCCAAGTTGGCAAGTTTGCACGCCTCACACACACCACCAGCTATGGACCTCAACATAGCCTCCAGCTCCCTGAGAACAGCAAACAAGGTTGACCCTGAGCACATGGACTACAAGCTCCGCATGCAGAACACACTGGTCAGAGCCCACAGCAGCCTGGGCCCTAGCAGGCCACGGAGCCCCCTGGCTAGTGACAATCACTCCATTCAATCAGCCAGATCTtccttcagccttctggcccccATCCGCACCAAGGACATCAGAAGCAG GAGCTATCTGGAGGGCAGTCTTCTGGCCAGTGGGGCCCTGCTAGGAGCAGACGAGCTGTGCAGGTACTTCCCAGACCGGAACATGGCTCTCTTCGTGGCTACCTGGAACATGCAGGGCCAGAAG GAGCTCCCAGCGAGCCTAGATGAGTTTCTGCTCCCCACTGAGGCCGACTACACTCAGGACCTGTATGTCATTGGAGTCCAGGAGGGCTGCTCTGACAG GCGGGAGTGGGAAACACGCTTGCAGGAGACACTGGGCCCTCAGTATGTGCTGCTGTCATCAGCAGCACATGGGGTCCTGTACATGTCCCTGTTTATCCGTAGGGACCTGATCTGGTTCTGCTCAG AGGTCGAGTATGCCACAGTAACTACACGCATCGTGTCTCAGATCAAGACCAAGGGAGCCCTGGGCATCAGCTTCACCTTTTTCGGCACCTCCTTCCTCTTTATCACATCTCACTTTACCT CTGGAGATGGGAAGGTAGCCGAGCGGCTGCTGGACTACAGCAAAACCATCCAAGCTCTAGCTCTGCCCCGGAATGTGCCAGACACAAACCCCTACCGCTCTAGTGCAG GGGATGTCACTACCCGGTTTGATGAGGTATTCTGGTTTGGGGACTTCAACTTCCGCCTGAGTGGTGGACGAGTGGCTGTGGAGGCCTTCCTGAAGCAGGACCCAGAGGTGGATGTGCTAGCACTCCTGCAGCATGACCAGCTCACCCGGGAGATGAAGAAAG GGTCCATCTTCAGGGGCTTCGAGGaggcagaaatccactttctcccATCCTACAAATTCGACATTGGGAAGGACACCTATGATAGCACCTccaagcaaaggacaccttcctACACG GACCGAGTTTTATACAAAAGCCGCCACAAGGGTGACATCTGTCCCATGAAGTATTCCTCTTGCCCTGGGATCAAGACTTCAGACCACCGTCCTGTTTATGGCCTGTTCAGGGTGAAAGTGAGGCCAGGGCGAGACAA CATCCCACTAGCTGCTGGCAAATTTGACCGAGAACTGTACTTGACGGGAATTAAAAGACGAATCTCAAAAGAACTTCAGAAACAAGCACTAAGGAATCAGAGCTCCAGTGCTGTCTGCACTGTGTCATGA
- the Inpp5e gene encoding phosphatidylinositol polyphosphate 5-phosphatase type IV isoform X4 codes for MPSKSACLRHTEIPGQLEGRMLQGQLPNTEKKLTPTPGSLPATDSQSSETNPMPPVSIPAKPSNQNPKAKANLINPQPPMRPKLERTLSLDDKSLRRRRFRGSQEDLTVQNGASSCKGSVAQSPAYSRPLPCLSTSLQEIPKPRRTTGSEGGSPSLWSDCLSGMISTSLDLLQREAAPGGGSPKLASLHASHTPPAMDLNIASSSLRTANKVDPEHMDYKLRMQNTLVRAHSSLGPSRPRSPLASDNHSIQSARSSFSLLAPIRTKDIRSRSYLEGSLLASGALLGADELCRYFPDRNMALFVATWNMQGQKELPASLDEFLLPTEADYTQDLYVIGVQEGCSDRREWETRLQETLGPQYVLLSSAAHGVLYMSLFIRRDLIWFCSAGDGKVAERLLDYSKTIQALALPRNVPDTNPYRSSAGDVTTRFDEVFWFGDFNFRLSGGRVAVEAFLKQDPEVDVLALLQHDQLTREMKKGSIFRGFEEAEIHFLPSYKFDIGKDTYDSTSKQRTPSYTDRVLYKSRHKGDICPMKYSSCPGIKTSDHRPVYGLFRVKVRPGRDNIPLAAGKFDRELYLTGIKRRISKELQKQALRNQSSSAVCTVS; via the exons ATGCCGTCTAAGTCAGCTTGCCTGCGTCACACGGAGATACCTGGGCAGCTGGAGGGCAGAATGCTCCAGGGACAGCTTCCAAACACTGAAAAGAAGCTCACCCCAACACCAGGCTCCCTACCAGCCACAGACTCTCAAAGTTCAGAGACAAACCCCATGCCTCCTGTCAGCATCCCAGCAAAACCAAGCAACCAGAACCCAAAAGCTAAGGCAAACTTGATCAACCCACAGCCACCCATGAGACCCAAGTTGGAGCGAACCCTGTCCCTCGATGACAAGAGCTTGAGAAGGAGGCGTTTCAGAGGTAGTCAGGAGGATCTGACTGTCCAGAATGGGGCTAGTTCCTGCAAGGGCTCTGTCGCCCAGTCCCCTGCCTACAGTCGGCCCCTGCCCTGTCTCAGTACATCCTTGCAGGAGATCCCTAAGCCCAGAAGGACCACAGGCAGTGAGGGAGGGAGCCCTTCCTTGTGGAGTGACTGTCTTTCTGGAATGATAAGCACCTCCTTGGACCTCCTGCAGAGAGAGGCCGCCCCAGGTGGAGGCTCCCCCAAGTTGGCAAGTTTGCACGCCTCACACACACCACCAGCTATGGACCTCAACATAGCCTCCAGCTCCCTGAGAACAGCAAACAAGGTTGACCCTGAGCACATGGACTACAAGCTCCGCATGCAGAACACACTGGTCAGAGCCCACAGCAGCCTGGGCCCTAGCAGGCCACGGAGCCCCCTGGCTAGTGACAATCACTCCATTCAATCAGCCAGATCTtccttcagccttctggcccccATCCGCACCAAGGACATCAGAAGCAG GAGCTATCTGGAGGGCAGTCTTCTGGCCAGTGGGGCCCTGCTAGGAGCAGACGAGCTGTGCAGGTACTTCCCAGACCGGAACATGGCTCTCTTCGTGGCTACCTGGAACATGCAGGGCCAGAAG GAGCTCCCAGCGAGCCTAGATGAGTTTCTGCTCCCCACTGAGGCCGACTACACTCAGGACCTGTATGTCATTGGAGTCCAGGAGGGCTGCTCTGACAG GCGGGAGTGGGAAACACGCTTGCAGGAGACACTGGGCCCTCAGTATGTGCTGCTGTCATCAGCAGCACATGGGGTCCTGTACATGTCCCTGTTTATCCGTAGGGACCTGATCTGGTTCTGCTCAG CTGGAGATGGGAAGGTAGCCGAGCGGCTGCTGGACTACAGCAAAACCATCCAAGCTCTAGCTCTGCCCCGGAATGTGCCAGACACAAACCCCTACCGCTCTAGTGCAG GGGATGTCACTACCCGGTTTGATGAGGTATTCTGGTTTGGGGACTTCAACTTCCGCCTGAGTGGTGGACGAGTGGCTGTGGAGGCCTTCCTGAAGCAGGACCCAGAGGTGGATGTGCTAGCACTCCTGCAGCATGACCAGCTCACCCGGGAGATGAAGAAAG GGTCCATCTTCAGGGGCTTCGAGGaggcagaaatccactttctcccATCCTACAAATTCGACATTGGGAAGGACACCTATGATAGCACCTccaagcaaaggacaccttcctACACG GACCGAGTTTTATACAAAAGCCGCCACAAGGGTGACATCTGTCCCATGAAGTATTCCTCTTGCCCTGGGATCAAGACTTCAGACCACCGTCCTGTTTATGGCCTGTTCAGGGTGAAAGTGAGGCCAGGGCGAGACAA CATCCCACTAGCTGCTGGCAAATTTGACCGAGAACTGTACTTGACGGGAATTAAAAGACGAATCTCAAAAGAACTTCAGAAACAAGCACTAAGGAATCAGAGCTCCAGTGCTGTCTGCACTGTGTCATGA
- the Inpp5e gene encoding phosphatidylinositol polyphosphate 5-phosphatase type IV isoform X5, with translation MPSKSACLRHTEIPGQLEGRMLQGQLPNTEKKLTPTPGSLPATDSQSSETNPMPPVSIPAKPSNQNPKAKANLINPQPPMRPKLERTLSLDDKSLRRRRFRGSQEDLTVQNGASSCKGSVAQSPAYSRPLPCLSTSLQEIPKPRRTTGSEGGSPSLWSDCLSGMISTSLDLLQREAAPGGGSPKLASLHASHTPPAMDLNIASSSLRTANKVDPEHMDYKLRMQNTLVRAHSSLGPSRPRSPLASDNHSIQSARSSFSLLAPIRTKDIRSRSYLEGSLLASGALLGADELCRYFPDRNMALFVATWNMQGQKELPASLDEFLLPTEADYTQDLYVIGVQEGCSDRREWETRLQETLGPQYVLLSSAAHGVLYMSLFIRRDLIWFCSEVEYATVTTRIVSQIKTKGALGISFTFFGTSFLFITSHFTSGDGKVAERLLDYSKTIQALALPRNVPDTNPYRSSAGDVTTRFDEVFWFGDFNFRLSGGRVAVEAFLKQDPEVDVLALLQHDQLTREMKKGSIFRGFEEAEIHFLPSYKFDIGKDTYDSTSKQRTPSYTDRVLYKSRHKGDICPMKYSSCPGIKTSDHRPVYGLFRVKVRPGRDK, from the exons ATGCCGTCTAAGTCAGCTTGCCTGCGTCACACGGAGATACCTGGGCAGCTGGAGGGCAGAATGCTCCAGGGACAGCTTCCAAACACTGAAAAGAAGCTCACCCCAACACCAGGCTCCCTACCAGCCACAGACTCTCAAAGTTCAGAGACAAACCCCATGCCTCCTGTCAGCATCCCAGCAAAACCAAGCAACCAGAACCCAAAAGCTAAGGCAAACTTGATCAACCCACAGCCACCCATGAGACCCAAGTTGGAGCGAACCCTGTCCCTCGATGACAAGAGCTTGAGAAGGAGGCGTTTCAGAGGTAGTCAGGAGGATCTGACTGTCCAGAATGGGGCTAGTTCCTGCAAGGGCTCTGTCGCCCAGTCCCCTGCCTACAGTCGGCCCCTGCCCTGTCTCAGTACATCCTTGCAGGAGATCCCTAAGCCCAGAAGGACCACAGGCAGTGAGGGAGGGAGCCCTTCCTTGTGGAGTGACTGTCTTTCTGGAATGATAAGCACCTCCTTGGACCTCCTGCAGAGAGAGGCCGCCCCAGGTGGAGGCTCCCCCAAGTTGGCAAGTTTGCACGCCTCACACACACCACCAGCTATGGACCTCAACATAGCCTCCAGCTCCCTGAGAACAGCAAACAAGGTTGACCCTGAGCACATGGACTACAAGCTCCGCATGCAGAACACACTGGTCAGAGCCCACAGCAGCCTGGGCCCTAGCAGGCCACGGAGCCCCCTGGCTAGTGACAATCACTCCATTCAATCAGCCAGATCTtccttcagccttctggcccccATCCGCACCAAGGACATCAGAAGCAG GAGCTATCTGGAGGGCAGTCTTCTGGCCAGTGGGGCCCTGCTAGGAGCAGACGAGCTGTGCAGGTACTTCCCAGACCGGAACATGGCTCTCTTCGTGGCTACCTGGAACATGCAGGGCCAGAAG GAGCTCCCAGCGAGCCTAGATGAGTTTCTGCTCCCCACTGAGGCCGACTACACTCAGGACCTGTATGTCATTGGAGTCCAGGAGGGCTGCTCTGACAG GCGGGAGTGGGAAACACGCTTGCAGGAGACACTGGGCCCTCAGTATGTGCTGCTGTCATCAGCAGCACATGGGGTCCTGTACATGTCCCTGTTTATCCGTAGGGACCTGATCTGGTTCTGCTCAG AGGTCGAGTATGCCACAGTAACTACACGCATCGTGTCTCAGATCAAGACCAAGGGAGCCCTGGGCATCAGCTTCACCTTTTTCGGCACCTCCTTCCTCTTTATCACATCTCACTTTACCT CTGGAGATGGGAAGGTAGCCGAGCGGCTGCTGGACTACAGCAAAACCATCCAAGCTCTAGCTCTGCCCCGGAATGTGCCAGACACAAACCCCTACCGCTCTAGTGCAG GGGATGTCACTACCCGGTTTGATGAGGTATTCTGGTTTGGGGACTTCAACTTCCGCCTGAGTGGTGGACGAGTGGCTGTGGAGGCCTTCCTGAAGCAGGACCCAGAGGTGGATGTGCTAGCACTCCTGCAGCATGACCAGCTCACCCGGGAGATGAAGAAAG GGTCCATCTTCAGGGGCTTCGAGGaggcagaaatccactttctcccATCCTACAAATTCGACATTGGGAAGGACACCTATGATAGCACCTccaagcaaaggacaccttcctACACG GACCGAGTTTTATACAAAAGCCGCCACAAGGGTGACATCTGTCCCATGAAGTATTCCTCTTGCCCTGGGATCAAGACTTCAGACCACCGTCCTGTTTATGGCCTGTTCAGGGTGAAAGTGAGGCCAGGGCGAGACAAGTAA
- the Inpp5e gene encoding phosphatidylinositol polyphosphate 5-phosphatase type IV isoform X3 has protein sequence MPSKSACLRHTEIPGQLEGRMLQGQLPNTEKKLTPTPGSLPATDSQSSETNPMPPVSIPAKPSNQNPKAKANLINPQPPMRPKLERTLSLDDKSLRRRRFRGSQEDLTVQNGASSCKGSVAQSPAYSRPLPCLSTSLQEIPKPRRTTGSEGGSPSLWSDCLSGMISTSLDLLQREAAPGGGSPKLASLHASHTPPAMDLNIASSSLRTANKVDPEHMDYKLRMQNTLVRAHSSLGPSRPRSPLASDNHSIQSARSSFSLLAPIRTKDIRSRSYLEGSLLASGALLGADELCRYFPDRNMALFVATWNMQGQKELPASLDEFLLPTEADYTQDLYVIGVQEGCSDRREWETRLQETLGPQYVLLSSAAHGVLYMSLFIRRDLIWFCSEVEYATVTTRIVSQIKTKGALGISFTFFGTSFLFITSHFTSGDGKVAERLLDYSKTIQALALPRNVPDTNPYRSSAGDVTTRFDEVFWFGDFNFRLSGGRVAVEAFLKQDPEVDVLALLQHDQLTREMKKGSIFRGFEEAEIHFLPSYKFDIGKDTYDSTSKQRTPSYTDRVLYKSRHKGDICPMKYSSCPGIKTSDHRPVYGLFRVKVRPGRDKGSKGL, from the exons ATGCCGTCTAAGTCAGCTTGCCTGCGTCACACGGAGATACCTGGGCAGCTGGAGGGCAGAATGCTCCAGGGACAGCTTCCAAACACTGAAAAGAAGCTCACCCCAACACCAGGCTCCCTACCAGCCACAGACTCTCAAAGTTCAGAGACAAACCCCATGCCTCCTGTCAGCATCCCAGCAAAACCAAGCAACCAGAACCCAAAAGCTAAGGCAAACTTGATCAACCCACAGCCACCCATGAGACCCAAGTTGGAGCGAACCCTGTCCCTCGATGACAAGAGCTTGAGAAGGAGGCGTTTCAGAGGTAGTCAGGAGGATCTGACTGTCCAGAATGGGGCTAGTTCCTGCAAGGGCTCTGTCGCCCAGTCCCCTGCCTACAGTCGGCCCCTGCCCTGTCTCAGTACATCCTTGCAGGAGATCCCTAAGCCCAGAAGGACCACAGGCAGTGAGGGAGGGAGCCCTTCCTTGTGGAGTGACTGTCTTTCTGGAATGATAAGCACCTCCTTGGACCTCCTGCAGAGAGAGGCCGCCCCAGGTGGAGGCTCCCCCAAGTTGGCAAGTTTGCACGCCTCACACACACCACCAGCTATGGACCTCAACATAGCCTCCAGCTCCCTGAGAACAGCAAACAAGGTTGACCCTGAGCACATGGACTACAAGCTCCGCATGCAGAACACACTGGTCAGAGCCCACAGCAGCCTGGGCCCTAGCAGGCCACGGAGCCCCCTGGCTAGTGACAATCACTCCATTCAATCAGCCAGATCTtccttcagccttctggcccccATCCGCACCAAGGACATCAGAAGCAG GAGCTATCTGGAGGGCAGTCTTCTGGCCAGTGGGGCCCTGCTAGGAGCAGACGAGCTGTGCAGGTACTTCCCAGACCGGAACATGGCTCTCTTCGTGGCTACCTGGAACATGCAGGGCCAGAAG GAGCTCCCAGCGAGCCTAGATGAGTTTCTGCTCCCCACTGAGGCCGACTACACTCAGGACCTGTATGTCATTGGAGTCCAGGAGGGCTGCTCTGACAG GCGGGAGTGGGAAACACGCTTGCAGGAGACACTGGGCCCTCAGTATGTGCTGCTGTCATCAGCAGCACATGGGGTCCTGTACATGTCCCTGTTTATCCGTAGGGACCTGATCTGGTTCTGCTCAG AGGTCGAGTATGCCACAGTAACTACACGCATCGTGTCTCAGATCAAGACCAAGGGAGCCCTGGGCATCAGCTTCACCTTTTTCGGCACCTCCTTCCTCTTTATCACATCTCACTTTACCT CTGGAGATGGGAAGGTAGCCGAGCGGCTGCTGGACTACAGCAAAACCATCCAAGCTCTAGCTCTGCCCCGGAATGTGCCAGACACAAACCCCTACCGCTCTAGTGCAG GGGATGTCACTACCCGGTTTGATGAGGTATTCTGGTTTGGGGACTTCAACTTCCGCCTGAGTGGTGGACGAGTGGCTGTGGAGGCCTTCCTGAAGCAGGACCCAGAGGTGGATGTGCTAGCACTCCTGCAGCATGACCAGCTCACCCGGGAGATGAAGAAAG GGTCCATCTTCAGGGGCTTCGAGGaggcagaaatccactttctcccATCCTACAAATTCGACATTGGGAAGGACACCTATGATAGCACCTccaagcaaaggacaccttcctACACG GACCGAGTTTTATACAAAAGCCGCCACAAGGGTGACATCTGTCCCATGAAGTATTCCTCTTGCCCTGGGATCAAGACTTCAGACCACCGTCCTGTTTATGGCCTGTTCAGGGTGAAAGTGAGGCCAGGGCGAGACAA